One segment of Solanum stenotomum isolate F172 chromosome 1, ASM1918654v1, whole genome shotgun sequence DNA contains the following:
- the LOC125871720 gene encoding probable carboxylesterase 9 translates to MSKFDPYEHLNVVLNQDGSITRLLDFPTTQATGDQNHLPGQAVVSKDITLNEEKKTWMRLYRPSKLPSNDKSIAKLPIIVYLHTGGWIHFSVASTIIHESCNQLCSEVPSIVVALDYGLAPENKLPSQYHDTVDAVLWIKNQALDRVNGEKWLREYGDFSRCYLYGVSCGGNIAFNSALKLLDKKLEPLRINGVILNQPFFGGKMRTKSEMRLATDPFFPLPVIDVLWDFALPKGTDRDHRFCNPMMNGPYRDKINKLGRCLVIGFGGDPLVDRQQEFVQMLVKEGVMVEARFDDVGFHGIEVVDSRRAAAIINFVKEFV, encoded by the exons ATGTCAAAATTTGATCCATATGAACACCTTAATGTGGTGTTAAACCAAGATGGAAGTATAACTCGTCTTCTTGATTTTCCTACAACTCAAGCCACTGGTGATCAAAATCATCTCCCTGGCCAAGCTGTTGTTAGCAAAGATATTACtttaaatgaagaaaagaaaacatgGATGAGACTTTATCGTCCAAGTAAATTGCCCTCCAATGACAAATCTATCGCTAAACTTCCTATTATAGTTTATCTTCATACAG GAGGGTGGATTCACTTCAGCGTAGCAAGTACAATAATACATGAAAGTTGTAACCAACTATGTAGCGAAGTCCCCTCCATTGTTGTGGCATTGGATTATGGTCTAGCACCCGAAAACAAGCTCCCTTCTCAATACCACGACACGGTAGACGCGGTTCTTTGGATCAAGAACCAAGCGTTGGATCGCGTTAATGGTGAAAAATGGCTAAGGGAATATGGAGATTTCTCAAGGTgttacctctatggtgttagTTGTGGTGGTAACATTGCTTTTAATTCCGCACTTAAACTACTCGATAAAAAATTAGAGCCATTACGTATTAATGGGGTCATATTGAACCAACCTTTTTTTGGTGGAAAAATGAGGACAAAATCAGAAATGAGATTAGCAACTGATCCATTTTTCCCCTTACCAGTAATTGATGTGTTATGGGATTTTGCTTTACCAAAAGGGACAGATAGGGATCATAGGTTTTGTAATCCAATGATGAATGGGCCATATAGGGACAAGATTAATAAACTTGGGAGGTGTTTGGTTATTGGATTTGGAGGGGACCCTTTGGTTGATAGGCAACAAGAATTTGTGCAAATGTTAGTCAAGGAAGGGGTTATGGTTGAAGCTAGATTTGATGATGTTGGATTTCATGGAATTGAAGTGGTTGATAGTAGAAGAGCTGCTGctattattaattttgtgaaGGAGTTTGTTTGA
- the LOC125871765 gene encoding LOB domain-containing protein 19 → MSNGSGTGPCGACKFLRRKCVKGCIFAPYFDSEQGMAHFAAVHKVFGASNASKLLLTIPPNKRLETVVTLCYEALARVRDPVYGCVGHIFSLQQQAVTLQAELAYVQARISTLQHHHHLPMPPPTPSQAEVAAACCSNLSPSVCTTMDPSIDITDLCNVLDQQLDNSM, encoded by the exons atgAGCAATGGTAGTGGTACTGGGCCTTGTGGTGCATGCAAGTTTCTTAGAAGAAAATGTGTGAAAGGTTGCATATTTGCACCTTATTTTGACTCAGAACAAGGCATGGCTCATTTTGCTGCTGTCCATAAGGTGTTTGGTGCTAGTAATGCATCAAAACTATTGCTTACTATTCCACCAAATAAACGTCTTGAAACTGTTGTTACACTTTGTTATGAGGCTCTTGCTAGAGTTAGAGACCCTGTCTATGGCTGTGTTGGTCACATCTTTTCCCTTCAACAACAG GCTGTGACATTGCAAGCAGAGTTAGCTTACGTTCAAGCTCGAATATCGACCCTGCAGCACCACCACCACCTCCCTATGCCACCACCAACGCCATCACAGGCAGAGGTAGCAGCAGCATGTTGTTCTAATTTATCGCCATCGGTGTGTACTACTATGGATCCTTCGATAGATATAACAGACTTATGTAATGTGTTGGATCAACAACTAGACAACTCTATGTGA
- the LOC125871691 gene encoding uncharacterized protein LOC125871691, with the protein MNPSKVEEEDMFHHHLDPHHQILDQSQPSILPEEEEEPFFSDIGFFRDDDDDDTSHTSSDPDQHQYHHQQLIQSLPQLEQQNDIVSANPNPNPDLGLGKGDKNKAEKRHRHTVSVANISPEAHISSQFYTFNKESHALMIRCLLAGRVATPEEIRSVTPSSVLQSWRLVWKDRNEDTAYLTAWKRIQDKLIANIDPLNGNELLCFKNNSSQFVSHVDQWHDIVTSFHCDADLKHLGLKETVERIKQVWTVGAKFYGIPESYIRVCVEVCPVCSESAPRTKRRRFEYTESFEVPAKEVPVRLQQLATKYKVALCIRQKYVRYKPFIAEVKDYACHRAGEPASSKKSRILKREPYTSKRCGCGFRIRAIVPISNYNEKDKSFVYLEEGTAVFKLYAVHSGHEPGASDGNARIMHRVVGHKGGVLMDQETVYGMGDEAENEDFGFLGKDSGDLQHSILQQMQEARNEIALLEGQIGKVPHELLCSVSRELFDFSNKLRNVREYGSKSVGLLSDKPTSDDLLVGENDLADWGVHDHRIYEDGKDAELIEEDEDSFGRTLGEVASWDQIRSDCRNEKDLLGESCKSEKPLECSEFDQKGILDCGNSKLTKPLRHDESIDTDVGFVVENFYPENPKWFDSSCELDSGTDCVDSGFKPGEIV; encoded by the coding sequence ATGAATCCTAgcaaagttgaagaagaagatatgtTCCATCATCACTTGGACCCGCATCATCAAATCTTGGATCAATCTCAGCCGTCAATTCTAccggaggaggaagaagaaccCTTTTTTTCTGATATCGGATTCTTCCGGGACGACGACGACGATGATACCAGTCATACTTCATCTGATCCCGATCAACATCAGTACCATCACCAGCAGCTAATTCAGTCGCTGCCCCAATTGGAGCAGCAAAACGACATCGTTTCTgcaaaccctaaccctaacccTGATTTGGGTTTGGGAAAGGGCGACAAAAATAAGGCGGAGAAACGTCATCGGCATACCGTGTCTGTGGCGAATATAAGTCCAGAAGCTCACATTTCATCTCAATTCTACACTTTCAATAAGGAATCTCATGCCCTGATGATACGCTGCCTTCTCGCGGGCCGTGTGGCGACACCGGAGGAAATTCGATCTGTGACGCCGTCGTCGGTGCTTCAAAGCTGGCGTTTGGTGTGGAAGGACCGGAATGAGGATACGGCATACCTCACGGCGTGGAAGCGGATCCAGGACAAGCTTATCGCGAATATCGACCCTTTGAATGGTAATGAATTACTGTGTTTCAAGAATAATTCCAGTCAATTCGTTTCCCATGTTGATCAATGGCATGATATAGTCACAAGTTTTCACTGTGATGCGGACTTAAAACACTTGGGACTGAAAGAAACTGTAGAAAGAATTAAACAGGTGTGGACTGTAGGTGCTAAATTTTATGGAATACCTGAGAGTTATATTAGGGTATGTGTTGAGGTTTGCCCCGTGTGCTCAGAGTCTGCGCCACGTACTAAGAGACGTAGGTTTGAGTATACTGAATCATTTGAAGTACCCGCAAAGGAAGTGCCTGTTAGATTACAACAATTGGCCACAAAGTATAAAGTGGCCTTGTGTATTAGGCAGAAATATGTAAGGTATAAACCATTTATAGCTGAGGTTAAAGATTACGCGTGTCATCGAGCTGGAGAGCCTGCATCCTCGAAGAAATCGAGGATTTTAAAAAGAGAGCCTTACACGTCAAAACGGTGTGGGTGTGGGTTTCGTATCAGGGCGATAGTTCCAATATCAAATTATAATGAGAAGGATAAGTCCTTTGTCTATCTGGAGGAAGGGACAGCAGTCTTTAAGTTGTATGCAGTGCACTCGGGGCATGAACCTGGTGCTTCTGATGGGAATGCGAGAATAATGCATCGAGTAGTTGGGCATAAAGGAGGGGTTTTGATGGATCAGGAAACAGTGTATGGGATGGGTGATGAAgcagaaaatgaagattttggGTTCCTTGGAAAGGATAGTGGAGATCTGCAACATTCGATTTTGCAGCAAATGCAGGAAGCAAGGAATGAGATTGCTCTACTTGAGGGCCAGATCGGGAAAGTTCCTCATGAGTTGTTGTGCTCAGTGTCTCGtgaattgtttgatttttcGAATAAGCTTAGGAATGTGAGAGAATATGGATCAAAGTCAGTTGGGTTGCTCTCAGATAAGCCGACCTCGGATGATCTATTGGTCGGGGAAAATGATTTGGCAGATTGGGGTGTTCATGATCATCGCATTTATGAGGATGGCAAGGATGCAGAGCTTATTGAGGAAGATGAAGACAGCTTTGGGAGAACACTCGGGGAGGTTGCATCTTGGGATCAGATAAGGTCAGATTGTAGGAATGAGAAGGATCTGCTGGGTGAGTCTTGTAAATCAGAGAAACCATTGGAGTGCAGCGAATTTGATCAGAAGGGCATTCTTGACTGTGGGAATTCTAAATTGACCAAGCCCTTAAGGCATGATGAGAGTATAGATACAGATGTAGGCTTCGTTGTTGAGAACTTCTACCCAGAGAACCCTAAATGGTTTGATTCATCCTGTGAACTGGACTCTGGCACAGATTGTGTTGACAGTGGATTCAAGCCCGGGGAGATTGTTTAG